From the Pseudobacteriovorax antillogorgiicola genome, the window CAACCCATTAGCTTTCGTAAATCGACCAAGTTTCCTTAGGGATCGCCAGATTTTTTGGCATAGCCAACGGCAGGGTATATAATAGAACCATGTCTATACGGAGGTTGGTGTGTTGAGGCTATTCCTTCTCATTTTCGCAATAATCCCCATTCGCCCGACATGGGCCAATGTTACCGGAAGCGACCTACAAAATTTTAATGCCATTACCAGTGGTCTTGATTTTGTCACAGTTCACTCGTCTGAGACTCTGATTCCAGGCATAGCAAACTTTGGCTTCTTCGCTAATTATGCGGTCAACACACTACCCCGCTATAGTAACGAAGTGGACGCCGCAGCCAGAACCAACGAGATTAACGACTCTATTTTGGCAACTGACTTCAACTTTGGCTTAGGAATAACCAAAACTCTAGACATTGGCTTCAGCCTGCCATTTGTGGTCTCCCAAGAGGTGAACTTGGAAGGGGCGCGAGGAGAGTTTGAAAGCACAGGCCTTACCGAAATCAGAGGCAACCTAAAGTACCGCCTGATCGGAGGCGCCAGCGGCGGTATCGCCACGATCGTCTCGTTCAATCAAAACCTGACGGAAAACAACCCTTTCACCGGCACCGACCCGGGACCGATCCTAAACTTCGAACTGGCCTTTGATACCACGCTCTACACCACTGCAATGGCGCTTAATATTGGTTATCGTATGAGAAACTCTGGCGATGCCGTGCCTGGATTCCCCATCGAGCCTCTGGAAGACCAGTTCATCGCCTCAGCAGCAGTTAGCCAGTTGTTTTCGTCTATTGATACGAAGATCATTTTAGAGGTCTTTACAGCGACTCCTGTCTCTGAGTCGGACACCACCGCCAACCGATCTGTTTCAGCATCCGAAGCCTTGCTAGGATTTAAGTTTGACTGGAACCGCAACACCGCAATCCACCTAGGTGCTTCGACCGAGCTAGATAACGGCACAGCATCTCCAGATTGGCGAGCGTACACGGGGATTAACTATGTGACAGGCAACTATAAAAACAAGAAGGTCAAACTTGTTTCTAAGAAAAAGAAGAAGAAAAAGAAGAAGCCGAAGAAAACAGGGCAGCAACCCATCCCGATTCCGGAGCCAGAACCCCCACAGCTTCCAACCAACTTGAGTATGGGTGGCGATGACTACCCGCCGGAGCTACCAGGCATAGGGGATGATGTATTTGTCTTGCGAGATGTCAACTTCGCCTTTGACTCGGCCTACAAGGTGCTCGCCGGAGCGAAAACGGCAATCTCTAGCCTGGCTCAGCACTTAAGAGCGCGGGGTTACCGCAAGATTATTATCGAAGGCCATACAGACTCGATCGGCAGCGAAGATTACAACATCAAGCTCGGCAGGAGGCGCTCTGAAACCATCAAACGCTATATGGTAGAGGTGGAGAAGATCGACCCATCGAAAATTAAGGTACTCACCTACGGCGAGTATCGGCCTGTGGCTGACAACGGCAACTACCAGGGTCGTCAGTTGAATCGTCGGGTGGTGTTCAGGATTCTATATCCCAAGTAGGAAGCTTTTTGGAGAGCAAGATCAAGCCCCCTTTATGAAAAAGACAAGATCTCTGACGATGGATTCACTCATACGATGGGAGGCAGTACATGGCACTGACTGCCATCCATTGCCTTCAAATAGATCCACAACAGCATCTTTCCTAGTAATCGACTGATTAAAAGCCAAAGACAAAGCCGCACCCTCATTTGCCAATTGCCCCCAGGCTGAGGCAGACGCTTCTAAGGCCCCTAAAGGGTTTCTGGTTTTCTGGCCAGAAAAGTGCTGCACTCCATAAGGTAAGTCAGCCAAGATCACATCGAACTTTTCCCCTTGCAGCAGGTGGTTCGCTTGCTGGGAATCACCAATCACCATTTTGAGCCGGGTCTCGTCATGAGTCACCTCAAAAAATCGACCCTGACCTTGCTTGGATTTCTTTCCTACCGAGCCATTTCGAAACTTAAGACCGGTGTCATGGACCGTATTCCATTTCTTTACGATCTGCTGCACATCACCAAGCGCCTTGCTATCTTGTTCAACCCCACGACATTCTAAGCCATAAGCCATCGCCCAGAGCAGGCTGGTACCACGACCGCACATGGGATCGAGTACCTTAGGCTTTGGTTTTTTAACAAGGGCGAGCGCTACGTTGAGCATCATTTGGGTTAGCCGTTCATTAGTCTTGCCCTTAAATTTGGAACCAAAAATATAATCTCTAGGAATCGCTAACGACAGCGACTCTGCTAGGGGGAGCCAACCTTGTGGACCAATACGAAATACAGCTTGGCAAAATGATAGCCGAACTAGCTCCGAAGCCATCTCTTCAGAGGCATTCACAATGAGAACATCAAGCCCTCCGTAAGCCCGGTGTTCTCCATCCAGATCAGGGTGAATCAAGCGAAGCTCTTCCCGCGCGACCTTGATAAAGCTGTGAAAGTAGGCCCCACGAGCTTCAGGGCTAATGATTATAGCTAGTTGCTGCGTCATAAGTTCGTCCAATAGAAAAACATCCGGTCAATTCCGGCGCTCATCAGTAACACAGAAAAGGACCAGGGTCGAGACGATCCGTGCGAGGGTCATCCCTCCTCTACAGTCCCTGTCAGAATTAAAAAGTATCGAAATTCCCCCTGATTTATCTAAATATAATAGCTAGCTACAAGAACTAGTCATTTCGACCTCATTACGCACCGATGAAAAACATATGAGGGGAATTGGGGCTATTAGAGGCAGTCCCAAGGATAGAAAGAATCTGAGGGGACTAGCTATGCACGTCATTTCACACGTGATTGCGGTAGCATTTATCATTTTCGCTGCCGAAGGATTTTCAGCCACCATCGCTAAAATAACCACGGGGCCACAACCACGACTCGAACTACTCATGAGTCGCTCCGAAGCCCGGGATTTCAAGCCCGGAGACAAAGCCAAACTCATCATCGATAAACAAGAGTTTTCAGGAACTGTGAAAACGGTTCGTCGCCAAAAAGTGATGATCGCCATCACCAGTGGTAAGAACAAGGTCGCTAGGCTTCGCAAAGGCGTTCTTGCAAGAGTCACCAACAAGGAGAGCAAGCCTGATCGCCGAAAGACGGTGGCTAGAGCTAGCCGCAAAAAATCTAAAAAGAACCCTTACAAACTTAGCTACACAGCCCGCGGCAGCGAGAGGGAGCGACTGGATAACTCAATTTCTTTGGACCTTGAAGGGGGCTTAGCTGGTGGTCCATCACAGATCGTGCCAGCAACTGGAGTCACTTTAGGTGCATTCGTATCTCACAATACCGTAATGGAATTTAACTACATCCGTGGTGGCGCGAATGTGGGTGAGGATGAGACCATCCCTGGGCAACTGGAATTGCAAAAGTTAGTCGACACCGAGGCTGCTTCCCTTCGATTCAAGAACTTCTTTGGTAACAGCTTCTACACCAACACAGGGATTGGCGCCAGGCGCACAACACTCACGGCATACCCTCTAGGGGTTGCTGAAACTGTGGTGATTGAAGATGGCCCCGTCTACTCTAAAACGCAGGCTGATGCTGTGTTCGAGTTTGCCATCGGCAACAAATGGGAGATCTCATTTTTTAATATTGGCATCGATTGGGTAGGCCTGATGGCGCCACTATCTAAGATTCGACTGCCCAATGGTGGCAATAACCTAGATGAATCACCCCAGGAAGGTCTACAGGCCATTGTCGAAGCCAACAACTTTCAAAGCAATTCGGACTTTGATTTGTCTGAACTGGATAAGGAGCCAGAGGCTACCTTTACCAGCAAAATCTACATAGGTTTTTCATTTTAATTGACGTCTCTTTCTTGCCAGGGGCAGCCAACAGGACGGAGCCACTGTCGAGGGATACGTCATGCCTCTTGAGCCACATCATAGTGGCTGATGAAATTCAATAGTCGCTGCAAATTCACCAAAAAACGTATAGTATACCCGCAAGATTCACTTGAGGAAGAGACTAATGGATTCCGTTATTGCTATTAAAGACCTAGAGTTTTCCTACACAGCAGCTGCCGACCCCATACTGAGAATTGCTGCGTTTCAGGTGAAGCATCAAGAACACGTTTTCCTCCATGGCCCCAGCGGCAGTGGTAAAACCACCCTGCTCGGCTTAATCACAGGAATACTCACTAGCCGGCGGGGACAGCTCGCAGTTTTAGGGACTCAGCTTTCAGATTTATCCCTTAGGCAGAGGGATAAGTTTAGAGGTAGTCACCTGGGCTATATTTTTCAAATGTTTAACTTGATTCCCTATCTGAATGTTGAAGAAAACATACTTCTTCCGCTCAAAATGAATCGCTCAAAGCGAGAGGCCTGCCCAGAGCCTGAGCGAGAACTATCTGAGTTACTAAGTGAGCTAAGGATCGAAGCCTTGCGAAAGCAGCCGGTGCATAGCTTAAGCATCGGCCAACAACAGCGTGTGGCAGCTGCTCGCAGCCTGATGGGCCAACCAAAGCTTATCGTTGCCGACGAACCGACCTCGGCCCTTGACTACGATAGTCGAGAAGCTTTTTTACAATTACTTTTCCGCTCCGCAGATCGACATAACTCGACCATTCTCTTTGTTAGCCACGATCATAGCCTCGCTTCGCTATTTCCGAGACACGTAGCATTAAAAGACATCAATTCTGCGGGAGGTTCCCAGTGATACTCCATATTGTAGTGAAGTCTTTACTCAATCGTAAATTCACGGCCATGCTCACCATTCTATCGATCGCCCTCAGCGTCTCACTCTTACTTTCAGTGGAACGGATCCGCATGGGTGCGCGGGAAGGCTTTACCAACACCATCACCAATACCGACTTAATTGTCGGCGCTAAGGGCAGCCCTATTAATCTACTGCTCTATACGATCTTCCACCTTGGTACCCCTATGGAAAACATCCCGTGGGAAGCCTATCAAGAGATAGCTAATCGTAAAGATATCGATTGGACAATCCCTATCTCATTGGGGGACTCCCATGAAAGCTTCAGAGTCGTTGGTACTAACGAGGATATGTATCGCTATTATCAATACGGCAACCGGCAGAAGCTTGCCTTTGCCAGTGGTAAGGCCCCATCGGGTACCTACGAAGCAGCTATTGGCTGGGATGTTGCCAGATCTCTTGGCTATAATGTGGGATCTAAATTGACTCTTAGCCACGGTGCAGCAGGTAATATTTCCTTTCAGAATCACAATGACTCCCCCTTTACCCTAGCTGGAATATTAGAACAGACCGGAACACCTATCGATCGTTCAGTGTTTGTGAGTTTGGCAGGTATCGAAGCAATCCATGAAGGCTGGGAAGATGGTGCTCCACCCATGGGTGACGTGGTGAAGCGTGAGGCTAGCGAACTAGTGCCAAAAGAGATTACTGCCTTCCTATTGCGCACCAAGTCTCGCATCGGCACCCTTCACCTTCAGCGTTGGGTCAATGAGTATGAGTCAGCTCCCTTAATGGCAATCATTCCGGGTATCACCCTAACCGAACTCTGGCAAGGACTCAGTTATGTTGAAAAATCTCTATCCATCATCAGTGTCCTCGTCGTCGTTATCGGTTTACTAGGAATGCTGATTGCGATTTACAATACCCTTAATGAACGCCGGCGCGAGATCGCTATCCTAAGATCACTGGGAGCCTCACCCGTCACAGTATTTAGCGCACTAATGTTAGAGTCGATGATCCTTTCTGTGCTGGGCATCGTTTCGGCTGTAGTTCTGACTCACAGCACCTTGCTTCTGAGTCAAGAGTGGTTGCTCCGAGAATTCTCTGTTAATCTAGACTTGCCGATACTCACTTCGCTAGAGCTTTGGTACCTCCTTGCCGTGATCGGCTTATCCGCGTTCCTGGGCTTTTTACCAGCAGCCCGCGCCTATCGACAAACACTTGCTGACGGCCTAACTATAAAACTATAAGGATGTGATTATGAAACTTGTTATCGCTGCAGTCCTGACCTTTGTCGCTGTGCTTTTGAGCCTTAACTTTTTGCCTCGCAATGAAGCCCCCCATCAGGAGGTTGCCAACAAAGTAGAACTTTTGCGCCAGAGCACTTCAGAGGCTGGTCCAGCCACACAGATAGCTGGCCGTTCAGACTCCTCCCCCGTGCCTCCTCCCCCCCCAACAAAAAAGGCCGACAATAAGGAGGCCGACAAATCAGGCCTTCGCTGGGAGACTCTTAGGGGCTTAGACTATAAAACAGGAAAGGCTGACAAAACGGTTAAAAAGTTTCTGAAAACAACGGTTCGCATTCCTGGCTTCGTAGTCCCCCTAGATCTTTATGCAAAAGAGGCCAAGGAATTCTTACTCGTTCCCACATACGGAGCCTGCATTCACACACCTCCTCCCCCTGCCAATCAAATGATTCTGGTGAAGATGAAGCAAGGCCTCGCACCGCGACGTGAGGCAGGGCCAGTATGGGTTACAGGTCAGCTTGAACTTTTTAAAACCGAGACACAATGGGGAAAAGCTGGCTATCGCATCCGAGCAGATATGACTGAACCATATAAAGGCGGCTATTAAGTGGTTTTAGAGCCACTCAACAGGAGTGCGCGCCTTCCTAGACTTACTGACATTAATAGTCGAGAATTCAGGCTTTGTCGTATCGATCTCGACACGCAAAGCCTTCAAACCCTTCACACCTTTAACATCCTCAAGCTCAAACTCTTCGATCTCACCTTTGAGATAGCCTTGTTCAATCAGATGTAAGATATAATCTAAGTACTCTACTCGTTCAGACTCTTGGGAGTAGACTATCGAAAGGTGGGAAGCCTTGGTTAAACGCTCATCAGTTCCTTTGATAAGGGCCTTTTCAACTCTCTTCTTAAGAATTTTATAGCGGACGCTTTCAGTATTCAAAAATACGAACTGCTTCTCATCATAATCAAAGCGAATCGTCATTGGTGAGTCTTGTACGAGTATGAGATGGGTCGTCGCCAGCGGGTAGAGCAAGCTTTCCGATAGTTTAGCTACTCGACGTGCACAGCCGCACATCACGAGCATCTGCCAAATTCGCAAGTTTAGGAGGTGGGCACGGTGAAAGCCATGCTCCTCTCTTAACAAACTCTGACCAATATAGATCGTATGATCCACACCGTCGGTGGCATGCTTCTCGAAATAATGGGGAATGATATTCTGAGCACCAGCCTGCTCTTGATGCAGATATAAGCTGATCGCCTCATTGATCATCGCAACACTTCGATCAAACTGAGACCTCTGCTCCACCACGATCTGTGAGTCTTTGTTTACATGCTCAAGGTAGTGCTGAACCTCTCTATCCAGAGACAAAGACATCCCTTCAAACACATCAAGTGCCGGATGAATCCTATCTCTGATAAAGTTTAAAATCCCAATTTCATCGGCTGAGCTTAAACTCGTTTCAATCTGAGCCAAGCGGTGATTGATATCTCCGAGCATCTGCTCAAGGTAGGGCATCCGATGAATGGCTAGGGCATGCTTAAAGATAGCTTGCAATTCACTAAGTTGCTGATAAAAATCCATCTGGATAGCTTTGTTACGATGAACCGAGGAGTCTTGGATATCCGTGACCCCAAAAAGGGGATAAACATCCTTGAAGATGATGGGAGGCATCCTCATGCCCTTGCTAGGCGAATTGTTGTAGATCTTCGCAACCTCATGGAGCTTCCACTCATAGACAGGGTGAATCGCCGTGCACTGCTTACGGATGATCGATTCGATTTCATTCTCTTCTTGGGTTTTTTGGAAAGAGATAATAAGCCTAAGAGCTGCGTGAACCTCTCTGAGATGACTCATCAATGGCACGCTTAGCCGAAACTCTTCCTGATAGCAGAGAAACATAAAAGCCATAAGATCATCGTCTTGATACCACATAGGAAGCAGAGAGATCATATCTTTCTTGCCCTTATTGAGGGTATCTAGCCATGCATAGGTTCCTACTAATTCCAGGTGGTTGAGTGTGGTACAGCCATCTTTTTGAAATAAAGACTCAGTATTCTCATTGAATACATCTTCCGTTTGCAGACGTCCCTTCTTCGAGGCTCCATGAGATCGTTTCCAAAAATAATGCACCCTTTCGTTATGGATCACTCCAATACCCATGTCAAAAGCCTTTAGCCTGGGGTCTTGGCTGAGCCATGATAAAACAATATCCATCACCTTAGCCTCCCCTTTGGCCACCTGACGAGCGAGCATAGGGTTAAAGCGAAAAAGATCGAAGGGCTCTCTAGTCCAGATCGAAAAGCCCTTGAATTTAAAATGATCAAGGGGAAGATGCTCCTGGATCATATCCAGTCGGGGGGTGCGTTTCAGTTCAGTGAGGAGTGCTTGATCAAGTACCCGGAGTGAAGGCTCCAAAAGCTCAACCGACAGAAATTCTGGAAAGCAAAGATAGCGGTACAGCCAATAAGAATCCCCTTCCTTAACTAGTATCCCTGGAAAGCTTCCCTGCGAGGAATAGCGAGTTTCAGCCTTATAAATGGATTCAAAGATCTGATTATAAATAGCCATCTGCTGGCTTTTATCCGCAACTATCTCTTGCTGCCGGCTTTCTAGTTCAGATAAAAATGCGTCGGATAGGGATCCACGGGTTTGTTTGATCTCGTGGGCTTGAAATGGATTTGTGATGGCAACAACAGTTGCTCCGGCATGAAGCGATAGCTCGTCCCAAAGTGCAACAGGGTCTAGGAGACCTTTTGGATAGTAAACTTCAAGAGCAAGTTCACTCCAAATTTCGTCGGTCTTAGACCTCGAAAGTTTACTTGGCGAAGTTGTTGACATACCACTACCTTATTGGCCGATTTCAATTTTGGTATCGAACAAAAACGCTAGAATCTTGAGATAAAATAGTGAGGCACCTCCGCTCGCAGCAGAGCAGATGAGACCACTAGCAAAAGCGGTCACTTGGAGCAAGCAAGGGCCTCAAGCAATCAAGTATAACATGCTAAATTTATTCGTTTTTACAATCTATCCAAAGATTTTTTGACATATTATTAAATTTCAGTATGATCGTAGCCCACACGAGGATCAACGACCGAGGGCCGCCATGAGCGAGAATTCACATTATTCGGACCGTTTTTCGGGAATTTCCCGACTTTATGGGCAGAGCCAAGCCAAGGGTCTGCAAGAAGCTCACGTTGCGGTTATCGGCATCGGCGGTGTCGGCTCGTGGTCGGCTGAAGCTATCGCACGATCTGGAGTTGGCAAGATCACCTTGATCGATCTTGATGATATTTGTATTACCAACAGCAACCGGCAGATCCACACTCTTCATAGCACCATTGGTCAGCAAAAAGTTGATGCGATGGCCACCAGAATTCAAGGGATCAACCCTGAGTGTAACGTGAGAGTCATTCATGACTTCTTTACAGCCAGCACGGCTGAAGAAATTCTTAGCCTAAATTTCGACTTCGTGATCGATGCCATTGATAGCTTGAACAGCAAGGTGTCCTTGCTAAGTCTTTGCCATCAAAAAAAGATTCCCGTGGTCACCG encodes:
- a CDS encoding OmpA family protein, with amino-acid sequence MLRLFLLIFAIIPIRPTWANVTGSDLQNFNAITSGLDFVTVHSSETLIPGIANFGFFANYAVNTLPRYSNEVDAAARTNEINDSILATDFNFGLGITKTLDIGFSLPFVVSQEVNLEGARGEFESTGLTEIRGNLKYRLIGGASGGIATIVSFNQNLTENNPFTGTDPGPILNFELAFDTTLYTTAMALNIGYRMRNSGDAVPGFPIEPLEDQFIASAAVSQLFSSIDTKIILEVFTATPVSESDTTANRSVSASEALLGFKFDWNRNTAIHLGASTELDNGTASPDWRAYTGINYVTGNYKNKKVKLVSKKKKKKKKKPKKTGQQPIPIPEPEPPQLPTNLSMGGDDYPPELPGIGDDVFVLRDVNFAFDSAYKVLAGAKTAISSLAQHLRARGYRKIIIEGHTDSIGSEDYNIKLGRRRSETIKRYMVEVEKIDPSKIKVLTYGEYRPVADNGNYQGRQLNRRVVFRILYPK
- a CDS encoding ABC transporter ATP-binding protein is translated as MDSVIAIKDLEFSYTAAADPILRIAAFQVKHQEHVFLHGPSGSGKTTLLGLITGILTSRRGQLAVLGTQLSDLSLRQRDKFRGSHLGYIFQMFNLIPYLNVEENILLPLKMNRSKREACPEPERELSELLSELRIEALRKQPVHSLSIGQQQRVAAARSLMGQPKLIVADEPTSALDYDSREAFLQLLFRSADRHNSTILFVSHDHSLASLFPRHVALKDINSAGGSQ
- a CDS encoding ABC transporter permease codes for the protein MILHIVVKSLLNRKFTAMLTILSIALSVSLLLSVERIRMGAREGFTNTITNTDLIVGAKGSPINLLLYTIFHLGTPMENIPWEAYQEIANRKDIDWTIPISLGDSHESFRVVGTNEDMYRYYQYGNRQKLAFASGKAPSGTYEAAIGWDVARSLGYNVGSKLTLSHGAAGNISFQNHNDSPFTLAGILEQTGTPIDRSVFVSLAGIEAIHEGWEDGAPPMGDVVKREASELVPKEITAFLLRTKSRIGTLHLQRWVNEYESAPLMAIIPGITLTELWQGLSYVEKSLSIISVLVVVIGLLGMLIAIYNTLNERRREIAILRSLGASPVTVFSALMLESMILSVLGIVSAVVLTHSTLLLSQEWLLREFSVNLDLPILTSLELWYLLAVIGLSAFLGFLPAARAYRQTLADGLTIKL
- a CDS encoding DUF3299 domain-containing protein; translation: MKLVIAAVLTFVAVLLSLNFLPRNEAPHQEVANKVELLRQSTSEAGPATQIAGRSDSSPVPPPPPTKKADNKEADKSGLRWETLRGLDYKTGKADKTVKKFLKTTVRIPGFVVPLDLYAKEAKEFLLVPTYGACIHTPPPPANQMILVKMKQGLAPRREAGPVWVTGQLELFKTETQWGKAGYRIRADMTEPYKGGY
- a CDS encoding ThiF family adenylyltransferase; translated protein: MSENSHYSDRFSGISRLYGQSQAKGLQEAHVAVIGIGGVGSWSAEAIARSGVGKITLIDLDDICITNSNRQIHTLHSTIGQQKVDAMATRIQGINPECNVRVIHDFFTASTAEEILSLNFDFVIDAIDSLNSKVSLLSLCHQKKIPVVTVGGAGGRRNPSAIKQDDLSESFNDGLLRRVRKKLRAEHGFPDTGSFGIPSVFSIERLWLPTPEGEVCLVPKKQKLSYNLDCNSGFGTASFVTGTFGFTAAAIAMAHLTGTTL